A portion of the Halococcus salsus genome contains these proteins:
- the ggt gene encoding gamma-glutamyltransferase encodes MANRASAHSDESDERDGTGRVDTATSDEGMVASSDPRASTIGADVLRAGGNAVDAAVAVQFALNVVQPHTSGIGGGGFMLFYDAGEDELYSVDNRERAPFGATPDMFLEDGEPIPFDERITLGQAVGVPGTLKACDIALKRFGTREIADLIEPAIDLAGGARVDYYLGSTIEEEYEKFNDAARAVFAPGGTPLDIGDRVEQPDLAATFETIADEGVGALYKGDVGEAVANVVQENGGSMTAADLGAYNVTIDTPEYVEYGDVTVRTQPLPSSGGLTIAHILSLLKPFDLAQHDRQSVEVSQLLVEAFKLAYADRGEYMGDKQFVDAPWQGLLDEAYLNKRRATMESGEATTETQQPGDPWSYQPGDPYAIDPLTVDDVSKVRDAPRPYIPSPRGSTTHFTVADGEGNMVSWTSTIEQLFGSGIMVPDHGFMLNNEITDFDAEPGGPNEVQPLKRPLSSTSPTIVFRDGEPFFTVGSPGGTTIITTVAEMIINLVDFDMDLAEAVAEPRLYANSEPAIYPEASVPEEVQRGLRELGYELSPFTRLGNVMTIRVDQETGEYTGAADFRNGGLTRGL; translated from the coding sequence ATGGCCAACCGGGCCAGCGCTCACAGCGACGAATCGGACGAACGCGACGGCACCGGTCGGGTAGACACGGCAACCAGCGACGAGGGAATGGTCGCTTCGTCGGATCCACGGGCGAGTACTATCGGTGCCGACGTGCTCCGCGCGGGCGGCAACGCGGTCGATGCGGCGGTCGCGGTCCAGTTCGCGCTCAACGTCGTCCAGCCCCACACGTCGGGCATCGGCGGCGGCGGGTTCATGTTGTTCTACGACGCCGGTGAGGACGAACTCTATTCGGTGGACAACCGCGAGCGCGCCCCCTTCGGCGCGACGCCCGACATGTTCCTCGAAGACGGCGAGCCGATACCGTTCGACGAGCGCATCACGCTCGGGCAGGCGGTCGGCGTACCCGGCACGCTCAAGGCCTGTGATATCGCGCTGAAACGGTTCGGCACGCGGGAGATCGCCGACCTCATCGAACCGGCTATTGACCTCGCGGGCGGCGCGCGGGTCGATTATTACCTCGGTAGTACGATTGAAGAAGAGTACGAGAAGTTCAATGACGCCGCGCGCGCGGTGTTCGCACCCGGCGGCACACCGCTCGACATCGGCGACCGCGTCGAGCAACCGGACCTCGCCGCGACCTTCGAGACCATCGCCGACGAGGGCGTCGGAGCTCTTTACAAGGGAGATGTCGGCGAAGCCGTCGCCAATGTCGTTCAGGAGAACGGCGGCAGCATGACGGCCGCCGATTTGGGCGCGTACAACGTGACCATCGACACGCCCGAGTACGTCGAGTACGGCGACGTCACGGTACGAACCCAGCCGCTGCCAAGCTCCGGCGGGCTGACGATTGCACACATCCTCTCGCTACTGAAGCCGTTCGACCTCGCGCAACACGACCGCCAGTCGGTCGAAGTCTCCCAGTTGCTGGTCGAGGCGTTCAAGCTTGCTTACGCCGACCGCGGCGAGTACATGGGCGACAAACAGTTCGTCGACGCGCCGTGGCAGGGGCTGCTCGACGAGGCCTACCTCAACAAGCGCCGAGCAACGATGGAGTCCGGAGAAGCGACGACCGAGACCCAGCAGCCGGGCGACCCGTGGAGCTACCAGCCCGGCGATCCCTACGCAATCGACCCGCTCACCGTCGACGACGTCTCGAAAGTCCGGGACGCGCCGCGCCCGTACATCCCCAGCCCGCGCGGCAGCACGACTCACTTCACCGTCGCCGATGGCGAGGGCAACATGGTCTCGTGGACGAGCACCATCGAACAGCTGTTCGGGAGCGGTATCATGGTGCCCGACCACGGATTCATGCTCAACAACGAGATCACCGACTTCGACGCCGAGCCGGGTGGACCGAACGAAGTCCAGCCCCTGAAGCGGCCGCTCAGTTCGACGAGCCCGACCATCGTCTTCCGCGACGGCGAGCCGTTTTTTACCGTGGGCTCGCCCGGCGGCACGACCATTATCACGACGGTCGCGGAGATGATCATCAATCTCGTCGACTTCGATATGGACCTCGCGGAGGCGGTCGCCGAACCGCGGCTATACGCCAACTCCGAACCCGCTATCTATCCAGAAGCGAGTGTTCCCGAAGAGGTCCAGCGGGGACTGCGCGAACTAGGTTACGAGCTATCTCCGTTCACCCGACTCGGCAACGTCATGACGATTCGTGTTGACCAGGAGACCGGCGAATACACCGGTGCGGCGGACTTCCGCAATGGTGGACTGACAAGAGGGCTCTGA
- a CDS encoding cupin domain-containing protein, protein METPHPGIEIIEGDNLRQSDRSTPAETREIVFETPRVLLERVEQTGETTGEWRHHDDHDAYGVVLSGQSRVEYGSSSFSISVDEFLYIPAGVSYRLTTADEKVEMLITSVEPGQPEVTTGDSRTEQFERTPQRAGTDDLASAGELKNLTRLMPFPEAPVQQVRGHASGRVASDWHHHGDNDVLGYVLDGEGYVEDERALARAGEFFHISAGVVHRDVNPSDDEQDYVLWLTGSEPRTIPVDGPAD, encoded by the coding sequence ATGGAGACGCCACACCCGGGCATCGAGATTATTGAAGGGGATAACCTGCGGCAATCGGATCGTTCCACACCAGCTGAAACACGAGAAATCGTTTTCGAAACGCCTCGCGTGTTGCTCGAACGAGTCGAGCAAACTGGCGAGACGACAGGTGAATGGCGACACCACGATGACCACGACGCGTATGGAGTCGTTCTTTCAGGGCAGAGTCGCGTGGAGTACGGTTCCAGTTCGTTCAGTATCAGCGTTGATGAGTTTCTCTATATCCCTGCTGGCGTCAGCTATCGCCTCACGACGGCCGACGAAAAAGTGGAGATGCTCATTACCTCTGTCGAGCCCGGCCAGCCGGAGGTGACTACCGGCGATTCCCGTACAGAGCAATTTGAGCGAACTCCACAACGCGCTGGCACGGATGATCTTGCTTCGGCGGGGGAACTGAAAAATCTCACCCGATTAATGCCGTTCCCTGAAGCCCCTGTTCAGCAGGTGCGTGGTCACGCTTCCGGACGCGTCGCTTCTGACTGGCATCATCACGGTGACAACGACGTTCTCGGTTACGTGCTCGACGGCGAAGGCTACGTTGAGGATGAACGAGCATTGGCTCGCGCTGGAGAGTTCTTCCACATCTCTGCAGGCGTCGTTCATCGGGACGTAAACCCGAGTGATGACGAGCAGGACTACGTGCTCTGGCTGACGGGTTCCGAACCGCGAACCATCCCCGTTGACGGCCCAGCAGATTAG
- a CDS encoding dihydrofolate reductase family protein, whose amino-acid sequence MKTQYYTATSIDGYLADDENSLDWLFQFGEVEGMEDDYPQFMDQVGAAAMGSTTYEWLIEHENLLESPEQWPYEIPAWVFSSRKLPVVDGADIDFVQRDVASVHDDMVKAADGKNVWLVGGGDLVGQFHDQGLLDEIILSVAPVTLASGAPLLPRRITEPPLKLADVQKYDDVFAVLTYEVQYSDER is encoded by the coding sequence ATGAAGACGCAATATTACACAGCAACGAGCATCGACGGTTATCTCGCCGATGACGAAAATTCACTCGACTGGCTCTTCCAGTTCGGAGAAGTCGAGGGCATGGAGGATGACTACCCACAGTTCATGGACCAAGTTGGTGCCGCAGCCATGGGTTCGACGACCTACGAGTGGCTCATAGAGCACGAAAATTTGCTGGAGAGCCCAGAACAATGGCCATATGAGATCCCAGCTTGGGTGTTTAGTAGTCGGAAATTACCGGTAGTTGATGGTGCGGACATTGACTTCGTGCAGAGGGACGTTGCGTCCGTTCATGACGATATGGTGAAGGCCGCAGACGGCAAGAACGTCTGGCTTGTTGGCGGTGGTGATCTTGTGGGACAATTCCATGATCAGGGTCTACTCGACGAGATTATTCTCAGCGTCGCTCCCGTTACGCTCGCTTCGGGTGCGCCACTGTTGCCGCGCAGGATCACTGAACCGCCCCTGAAACTGGCTGACGTGCAAAAATATGATGACGTCTTTGCAGTTCTAACGTACGAGGTGCAGTATTCCGATGAGAGGTGA